The DNA sequence TCACCATGGGCATGATGCAAAACGGCCAGACCCTGACCGTGGCCTGGTTGCTGGTGGCCATGTGCCTGGGCGCCTGTGCCTTCGATCTGTACGACATGTGGCGTACCAGCCGCCGTCGCCCCAGCCTGTGGCTGCCGGCCAAGCTGGTCTATGCGGCGCTGGTGGCGGGGGTGGCGCTATCGGTCAATTTCGCCAGCTGGCCCATGCTGGCGCAGGTGGCCATGACCTTGCTGCTGCTGGTGCCGATGGGGCCGCTGATGTATCGCATGGCGTTTGAGCCGATTGCCTCGGCTTCGCCGCTGGTGTTGCTGATCGTCTCGATTGCCGTGCACGTCGCACTGGTGGGGGTGGCGTTGTTGGTGTTCGGCCCGGAAGGGGCACGCACCGCACCCTTTACCGAGGCCGCGCTGGAAGTGGGCGGCTTGCGCCTGTCCAGCCAGGCACTGTGGGTGATCGGGGTGTCGCTGCTGTTGATCGTGGCGCTGTTCCTGATGTTTGAACGCACGCTCTACGGCAAGGCCTTGCGCGCGGCGGCCCTGAACCGCATGGGCGCGCGCCTGATGGGGATCTCGCCCGTATTCGCGGGCAAGGCCATGTTCCTGTTGGCCTCGCTGATCGGCGTGATGTCGGGCATCCTGATTGCGCCCATCACCACCATCTACTACGACTCGGGTTTCCTGATCAGCCTCAAGGGCTTCGTCGGCTCCATCATCGGCGGCCTGGTCAGCTATCCACTGGCCGCAGCCGGTGCGCTGGCCATCGGCCTGATCGAATCCTTCTCCACCTTCTGGGCCAGCGCCTACAAGGAAATCATCGTCTTCGTGCTCATCATCCCCATCCTGCTATGGCGTTCGCTGTCGACCCATCACGTGGAGGAAGAAGAATGAAAGCGCCTTCCGCTCACCGTACGTTGCGTCTGTCTTCCCGTGCCGTCCTGGCGGTGTTCGTGCTCCTGCTGGCGGCAGCCCCCTTCGTATTGCCGTCGTTCACCATGACCTTGTTGAACAACATCGGCCTGGCGTCATTGGTGGTGCTGGGCCTGGTGTTGCTGACCGGCGTGGCGGGCCTGACCAGCTTCGGCCAGGCGGCCTTCGTCGGTCTGGGTGCCTATCTCTCGGCCGCGCTCTCGGCCAAGGTATTGCCCTTGCCCGATGCCCTGCTATGGATGCAATCGCCCTGGGTGACGCTGGTGGTGGCGCTGCTGCTCACTGCCTTGCTGGCCCTGGCCGTGGGCAGCGTCACGCTCAAGCTGTCCGGGCATTACCTGCCGCTGGGCACCATCGCCTGGGGCATCAGCCTGTACTTCATCTTCGGCACACTGGAGAGCATGGGAGGACAGACCGGCATGTCAGGCATTCCCTCCATCACGCTGTTCGGCGTGGCGCTGCATTCCGACCGCGCCATGTTCGGCCTGATCTGGGTGATGGTGCTGCTGGGTGTGGCCGCCGTGCACAATCTGCTGGATTCGCGCCAGGGTCGTGCCATCCGCGCCTTGAAGGGCGGCATCGTGATGGCCGAGGCCATGGGCATTCCCACTGCCCGGATGCGCATCGTCGTCTTCGTCATCGCCGCCGTGCTGGCCGCACTCTCGGGCTGGCTCTACGTCCACATGCAGCGCTTCGTCAATCCCTCGCCCTTTGGCCTGGGCTTTGGCATCGACTACCTGTTCATGGCCGTGCTGGGCGGGGCCAGCCAGGTCTGGGGCGCGCTGCTGGGATCGGCGCTGATCGTGGTGATGAAGGAATGGCTGCAAGGTATCTTGCCGGTGCTGCTGGGGCGTTCCGGCAACTTCGAGACCATCGTCTTTGGCCTGTTGATCGTGGTGCTGCTGCAGCGCTCGCGCGATGGGATCTGGCCCTATCTGGCGCGCTTGGTGCCGGTGCATACCCGCCGGCTGCAACTGGCTACCCAGGCTGAACCGCTGCCCCGGCGCGCCATGCCGGCCCCGCACGAAGTGGTGCTGGACGTGCGCGCCGTGACCCGCAAGTTCGGTGGTCTGGTGGCCAACAACAACATGAGCCTCAAGGTCATGGCCGGCGAAGTGCTAGCCTTGATCGGCCCCAATGGCGCGGGCAAGTCCACGCTGTTCAACCAGATCTCGGGCGTGGATACGCCGACCTCGGGCAGCGTGCAATTCCGCGGCCATGAGGTCACTGGCCGTGGCGCGCGTCACATCGCCGGCCTGGGCATGAGCCGCAGTTTCCAGCATGTGCGCCTCATGCCGCGCATGACGGTGCTGGAAAACGTCGCCATCGGCGCCTACCTGCGCGGCCAGCGCGGCGTGCTGGCATCGATGCTGCGCCTGGATCGCAAGGAAGAAGCGCGCAT is a window from the Herbaspirillum rubrisubalbicans genome containing:
- a CDS encoding branched-chain amino acid ABC transporter permease, yielding MNLQIVALLGQDGITNGAIYALLALSIVLVFTVTRILLIPQGEFVSFGALTMGMMQNGQTLTVAWLLVAMCLGACAFDLYDMWRTSRRRPSLWLPAKLVYAALVAGVALSVNFASWPMLAQVAMTLLLLVPMGPLMYRMAFEPIASASPLVLLIVSIAVHVALVGVALLVFGPEGARTAPFTEAALEVGGLRLSSQALWVIGVSLLLIVALFLMFERTLYGKALRAAALNRMGARLMGISPVFAGKAMFLLASLIGVMSGILIAPITTIYYDSGFLISLKGFVGSIIGGLVSYPLAAAGALAIGLIESFSTFWASAYKEIIVFVLIIPILLWRSLSTHHVEEEE
- a CDS encoding ABC transporter permease subunit; amino-acid sequence: MKAPSAHRTLRLSSRAVLAVFVLLLAAAPFVLPSFTMTLLNNIGLASLVVLGLVLLTGVAGLTSFGQAAFVGLGAYLSAALSAKVLPLPDALLWMQSPWVTLVVALLLTALLALAVGSVTLKLSGHYLPLGTIAWGISLYFIFGTLESMGGQTGMSGIPSITLFGVALHSDRAMFGLIWVMVLLGVAAVHNLLDSRQGRAIRALKGGIVMAEAMGIPTARMRIVVFVIAAVLAALSGWLYVHMQRFVNPSPFGLGFGIDYLFMAVLGGASQVWGALLGSALIVVMKEWLQGILPVLLGRSGNFETIVFGLLIVVLLQRSRDGIWPYLARLVPVHTRRLQLATQAEPLPRRAMPAPHEVVLDVRAVTRKFGGLVANNNMSLKVMAGEVLALIGPNGAGKSTLFNQISGVDTPTSGSVQFRGHEVTGRGARHIAGLGMSRSFQHVRLMPRMTVLENVAIGAYLRGQRGVLASMLRLDRKEEARILAEAARQIERVGLGAQMYELAGALSLGQQRILEIARALAADPCLLLLDEPAAGLRLGEKQALAELLRKLRGEGMAILLVEHDMDFVMELVDRIVVMDFGQKIAEGLPAEIQNNRAVLEAYLGVADEDQAGPSEMDTDTAIAAGAHHGQ